The Lysobacter gummosus sequence CGGCCAGCCGCGCCACCATCGGCATCGTGGTGATCTTCGGCGTGTCGTTCTCGACCCTGCTGTCGCTGTTCATCGTGCCGGCCTTCTACGTGCTGCTGGCGCGCTTCACCCGCTCGCCCGAAGCGGTGGCGCAGGAGTTGGAGAAGCTGGAGAAGGAAACGCCGCAGGCGGGTGGTCACGCCTGATCGGTGGCGGTGGGGCGCTGGTCTGGCCCCGATACTGTGAAGTCTCTGTGGGAGGGGCAATGCATCTGCTTCAGTTTGCAGCCGGCGCCTCGCGATACAACCGCAAGAATTTGAACATCTTCGGCCATTCCTCTCGCGGCTTGAGCACGATCGCCACCTCGCGCCCGTCCAGCGCCGATTCGGTCAGCACCAGGTGATCGGCGACTTGCTTGGCGTTCTCGAATTCGCTCGCATTGACCTTGCACACGGCTTTGAAGAACGGCCCGTCCAGCCACTGAGCCACTTCCGGGGTGTCGCGAAACTTCAGGTAACCGGCCAGGGACGCGTGGGCGACGGCGACCATGGCGAAGCCGAGCGGGATGTCGTCGCGGACCAGGATGTACATTTTCATCGGTTGAAAGGCCGTTGGGAGTGATCAGGGGCGGGGCCGCCGGACAAGCCGATTTGCAGCGCGGCGGCCACGTAATTAGGCTAATCCTATGAACCTTCCCCCCTCAGCCGCCAGCCCGCCGCCGCGGGGCGATGGTTTCGTGCTGCGTCCGTGGCGCAACGACGACCTCGACGACCTGGTCGCGCAAGCCAATCACGAGCGCATATCGCGCGGTCTGAGCGACCGTTTCCCGTATCCCTACACCCGCCGCGACGGCGAGCTGTTCCTGTCCGGACAGGTCGTCGATCTGAATGAGCCTTTGTTCGCGATCGAAGTCGAGGGCCGCGCCTGCGGCGGCATCGGCGCGCATCCGGGCAAGGGCGAACGCAAGCACGCGGCCGAGTTCGGTTACTGGCTCGGTCATTCGCTGTGGGGCGCCGGGCTGATGACCCGGGTGGTGGCGGCGTTCGCGCCGTGGGTGATGCGCGAGCTGTCGCTGTATCGTCTGTGCGCGACTGTGCTGGATCACAATCCGGCCTCGGCGCGGGTGTTGTTGAAAAACGGGTTTACCGAGGAGGGCGCGCAACGTTGCGCGGTCTTCAAACACGGGCAAGTGCACGACCTGCGCGTGTTCGCGAAAGTACGAAGGAGTTTGAACGATGCAACGTGACGATCCGCCGCGCGGTCCGCGCAAGCCTTACAGCGGGCAGGGCCCGGGACCCAAGCAGGAACCCCGGCAAGGGTCGGGGCCGAGCCCGTGGCGCAGCGGTCCGCGCCGCGAGGACGAACGCAATGCGCGTCCCGCCGCGCCGCCGCGTCAGGGCGCGCCGGCGCCGGGTGCGCGCGATGGCCGCCCGGGCGAACGCGGCGCACCGCCCGCGGCCGGCGGCCCGTATCGCAACAGCGGGCCTCGCAATCGCGAGGCCGTGCCTGCCGCGGCGGACGCGCCGCCGCATCACGGCGGTCATGCCCATCCGCACGATCGCTCCGAGCGCCGCGAGCAGCGCCATCGCCACGGCGACGACGTGCGCGATACGCGCGAACGCAGCCATCACGATCGCCCGCCGCGCGCCGAGCGCGCCTATCGCGAACGCGACGACGAATTCGCCTTGCCCCTGGGTGAGGACGGATTCGATTCGCCCTCGCCGTCGCGCGCGCGCCGCGACGCGGAGCTGCGCTTGTACGGCATCAACGCC is a genomic window containing:
- a CDS encoding GNAT family N-acetyltransferase, coding for MNLPPSAASPPPRGDGFVLRPWRNDDLDDLVAQANHERISRGLSDRFPYPYTRRDGELFLSGQVVDLNEPLFAIEVEGRACGGIGAHPGKGERKHAAEFGYWLGHSLWGAGLMTRVVAAFAPWVMRELSLYRLCATVLDHNPASARVLLKNGFTEEGAQRCAVFKHGQVHDLRVFAKVRRSLNDAT
- a CDS encoding peptidyl-tRNA hydrolase; protein product: MKMYILVRDDIPLGFAMVAVAHASLAGYLKFRDTPEVAQWLDGPFFKAVCKVNASEFENAKQVADHLVLTESALDGREVAIVLKPREEWPKMFKFLRLYREAPAAN